One window from the genome of Microcoleus sp. FACHB-68 encodes:
- a CDS encoding methyltransferase domain-containing protein, with product MTEIVTNDLPAPTTAYDVENAVLERYKAGAREAQPALCCPTEYEGGYLEGLPQEIIEKDYGCGDPTRYVKAGETVVDLGSGAGKNCYIIAQKVGSQGQVIGVDFNDEMLRLAKKYQDEIASKLGYNNVHFVKGKIQDLALNLDEVQRWLEKHPVTSIEGIGALEAECARLRVESPLISDNSVDVVISNCVLNLVRSQDKQQLFQEIYRVLKRGGRAVISDIVCDEDPTPAILNDPELWSGCIAGAFREDEFLEMFEQAGFYGIEILSRQEEPWQVIDGIEFRSLTVRAFKGKDGPCLERNQAVIYKGPWKQVLDDDGHTYERGQRMAVCDKTYKILTDANGPYHRDLVPVESYQNIPLEEAQAFDCQRTGIRHPQETKGLDYRVTVTNEGAACCAPESCC from the coding sequence ATGACTGAGATTGTAACGAATGATCTGCCGGCACCTACAACCGCTTATGATGTCGAAAATGCTGTTCTAGAACGATACAAGGCGGGTGCTCGTGAAGCACAGCCGGCTCTCTGTTGCCCCACAGAATACGAAGGCGGATATCTGGAAGGCTTGCCCCAAGAAATCATTGAAAAGGATTACGGCTGTGGAGATCCAACACGCTATGTAAAAGCCGGCGAAACAGTGGTAGACCTCGGTTCCGGAGCTGGAAAAAATTGCTATATTATAGCTCAAAAAGTCGGATCTCAAGGTCAAGTGATTGGGGTTGATTTTAATGACGAGATGCTGAGGTTGGCGAAGAAATATCAAGATGAAATCGCCAGCAAACTGGGATACAACAATGTACATTTTGTCAAGGGAAAAATTCAAGACCTTGCGTTAAATTTAGACGAAGTTCAGCGGTGGTTAGAGAAACATCCGGTGACATCTATTGAGGGAATTGGCGCATTGGAAGCTGAATGCGCTCGCCTTCGGGTGGAATCGCCGTTAATCTCGGATAACAGTGTTGATGTTGTTATTTCTAATTGTGTGCTGAACTTGGTTCGCTCACAAGATAAGCAACAGTTGTTCCAAGAAATCTACCGAGTGCTAAAACGCGGCGGTAGAGCGGTAATTTCTGATATTGTTTGCGACGAAGATCCGACACCGGCAATCTTGAATGATCCCGAATTGTGGAGTGGCTGTATCGCCGGCGCTTTCCGGGAAGATGAATTTCTAGAAATGTTTGAGCAAGCCGGCTTCTATGGAATCGAGATTTTGAGCCGGCAGGAAGAACCTTGGCAAGTGATTGATGGCATCGAATTTCGTTCCCTCACGGTACGCGCTTTTAAAGGTAAAGACGGCCCTTGCCTAGAGCGCAACCAAGCCGTAATTTATAAAGGCCCGTGGAAACAAGTCCTCGATGATGATGGCCACACCTATGAGCGGGGGCAGCGCATGGCTGTGTGTGACAAGACTTACAAGATATTAACCGATGCCAATGGCCCTTATCACCGCGATCTGGTGCCGGTGGAATCCTATCAAAACATTCCTCTGGAAGAGGCTCAAGCCTTTGATTGCCAGCGCACCGGCATCCGCCACCCACAAGAAACCAAAGGGTTAGACTATCGCGTAACTGTGACGAATGAAGGTGCGGCTTGCTGCGCCCCAGAAAGCTGTTGCTAA
- a CDS encoding DUF3962 domain-containing protein: MKGFETILPGAWKLTKELQYELFSLQVPTAWQQVAQSLAKKRVKVLGKGYSSVPVGSLDPIMAASFPKIIQTARQGWKYPAVPWVFATEDADLSDLPEFIKDWLREEFSNCLGEDEVESILEKLDNDVWHWEKPKNYSLLNPPENLYNDIRFQAIPDYLAVEFLKNPKICFGDNNQYELTFYRVASLNQGSELMSWPPHTVSLIEKNKQVGIADISFVIRFKLHTVPWRQDPLIYHQLSMRQWIVEPFDKFPFGGATAYIGDNHRWLDGVHQPFCFMPLRIKKIMTQEGRKPRWPRAITELLKINDSPLFEPDSLASAPKHQWSIVGEEPGGIQVAIAYHTSWGKLPCLRGVSPRDLASLDVAIQNKFVGENLPLQRVGEAQKVAGTSVLFWERGTPKKRGDKSPKNRDDLSTPMLRSKIASPALFRLSENIPPTILILWETKECRDALIAEICNLLDLSQKGEVQRDESPIGVLKEEAFYEGQLGSLIIKTQHVEDLTQKLDVEDSSVKGNNRQQKRLNLLDERIDQISSSLPKSEGLSGALIEIKPKEYFFPPESDPKLALRIGAMRAGYVNQHIHAVTGQLKKGRKSLSRNASNRVQKAVSDLLRQFGILPAPLISLQKDGIDPNLWLTCFRTLRRTRKTTASNTPATVALMVRVNPVKGIVEVTTPSLFLKQRWVSYPAGLRALITEKWDVDSYIDETISDSSEERPSSEKIREQQLLNQFVADCLRDCLNTPVENQELPRVLFMAEALNARKMLTWLQNPKLPANDLPNELKQRILTESERNRLWLVRLRVAGNGEVPVGIVKGSAGSRTSGLFGWQDVCDGGKNMLYLSMRKPLNTEQGTNTLQVKQSRLENGSRQHGNPKLLEIAVVHSPGIEAKKLAYFVHSLRDRWPYFAKEVSLPFPFPFATLAKEYAVSAKDPVDSLEESEESEDSEESVD, from the coding sequence ATGAAGGGATTTGAAACAATTCTCCCCGGAGCCTGGAAATTGACCAAAGAACTGCAATACGAGCTCTTTTCCCTCCAGGTTCCTACTGCATGGCAGCAAGTTGCTCAATCTCTTGCAAAAAAGCGCGTCAAGGTGCTTGGGAAAGGCTATTCGTCTGTGCCGGTGGGTTCCCTTGATCCCATTATGGCTGCTAGTTTTCCGAAAATCATCCAGACTGCGCGTCAAGGGTGGAAGTATCCTGCTGTGCCTTGGGTGTTTGCAACAGAAGATGCTGACCTTTCAGACTTGCCTGAATTCATTAAAGATTGGCTACGGGAAGAGTTTAGCAACTGTTTGGGGGAGGATGAAGTCGAGTCGATTCTTGAGAAGCTAGATAATGATGTTTGGCATTGGGAAAAGCCTAAAAATTATTCTCTGCTGAATCCGCCAGAAAATCTATACAATGATATCCGCTTCCAAGCAATTCCAGATTACTTAGCTGTTGAATTTCTCAAAAATCCTAAAATTTGCTTTGGCGATAACAATCAGTATGAACTCACATTCTACCGAGTTGCTAGCCTCAATCAGGGTTCTGAATTGATGTCATGGCCTCCTCATACAGTTTCGCTGATTGAGAAAAACAAACAAGTGGGGATAGCCGATATCTCATTTGTTATTCGTTTTAAGCTGCACACGGTTCCTTGGCGTCAAGACCCGCTCATTTACCATCAACTTTCAATGCGACAATGGATTGTGGAGCCTTTCGATAAATTTCCCTTTGGAGGTGCTACCGCTTATATTGGTGATAATCATCGGTGGTTAGATGGAGTTCACCAGCCGTTCTGTTTTATGCCTTTACGCATCAAGAAAATAATGACGCAAGAAGGGAGAAAACCAAGATGGCCAAGAGCTATTACTGAGCTTCTTAAAATCAACGATTCTCCCCTTTTTGAACCTGACAGTTTAGCCTCAGCTCCTAAGCATCAATGGTCAATTGTTGGAGAAGAACCAGGCGGGATACAAGTAGCAATTGCCTACCATACTTCTTGGGGTAAACTCCCTTGCCTTCGCGGCGTCAGTCCACGAGATTTAGCTAGCCTGGATGTGGCAATTCAAAATAAGTTCGTTGGGGAAAATTTACCTCTTCAGCGAGTGGGTGAAGCCCAGAAGGTTGCTGGCACATCTGTGCTTTTCTGGGAGCGTGGAACTCCCAAGAAGAGAGGCGATAAATCACCTAAAAACCGAGACGATCTATCTACACCAATGCTGCGCTCTAAAATCGCTTCACCCGCTCTGTTTCGTTTGTCTGAAAATATTCCACCTACAATACTTATCCTCTGGGAAACCAAAGAATGTCGAGACGCGCTGATTGCTGAAATCTGTAATTTACTTGACTTGTCTCAAAAAGGTGAAGTCCAGCGTGATGAAAGTCCTATTGGAGTTCTGAAAGAAGAAGCTTTTTATGAAGGCCAGTTAGGTTCTCTGATCATCAAAACTCAGCACGTCGAAGATTTGACACAAAAACTTGATGTTGAGGATTCCTCTGTCAAAGGCAACAACCGTCAACAGAAACGCCTTAATTTACTTGATGAGCGCATTGACCAAATTAGTTCATCCCTACCAAAATCAGAGGGACTTAGCGGTGCTTTAATCGAGATTAAGCCAAAAGAATACTTTTTCCCACCAGAGTCAGATCCCAAACTGGCACTACGCATTGGGGCAATGCGAGCCGGCTATGTTAACCAACATATTCATGCGGTAACAGGCCAACTAAAAAAGGGTAGAAAATCTCTCAGTAGAAATGCCTCTAATCGAGTGCAAAAAGCTGTCTCGGATTTATTGCGACAATTTGGAATTCTGCCGGCTCCTCTAATTAGCTTACAAAAAGATGGCATTGATCCAAACTTATGGCTGACGTGTTTCCGCACCCTGCGTCGCACTCGCAAAACAACCGCTAGCAATACGCCTGCTACTGTTGCATTGATGGTGCGAGTTAATCCAGTAAAGGGAATTGTAGAAGTTACCACTCCTTCTTTATTTCTGAAGCAGAGATGGGTATCGTATCCTGCCGGACTTCGCGCTCTAATCACTGAGAAGTGGGACGTTGATTCTTATATTGATGAAACGATTAGTGACAGCAGTGAAGAACGACCATCAAGTGAGAAAATACGCGAACAACAACTTCTCAATCAGTTTGTGGCAGATTGTTTGCGCGATTGTCTAAACACTCCAGTTGAAAATCAAGAACTGCCTCGTGTACTATTCATGGCGGAAGCGCTAAATGCCCGCAAGATGTTGACGTGGTTACAAAACCCCAAACTACCCGCCAACGATTTACCCAACGAACTGAAACAACGTATTTTGACAGAATCAGAACGAAATCGCTTGTGGCTTGTGCGGTTGCGAGTTGCAGGCAACGGTGAAGTTCCTGTTGGTATTGTCAAGGGTTCTGCCGGCAGCCGAACTAGCGGTTTATTCGGTTGGCAAGATGTGTGTGATGGTGGAAAAAATATGCTTTATCTAAGCATGAGAAAGCCGTTAAATACTGAACAAGGTACAAATACATTACAAGTAAAACAGTCTCGACTTGAGAATGGTAGCAGGCAACATGGAAACCCAAAACTCCTAGAGATAGCGGTGGTTCATTCACCTGGAATAGAGGCCAAAAAATTGGCTTATTTCGTTCACAGTCTCAGAGACCGCTGGCCATATTTCGCTAAAGAAGTTTCTTTGCCGTTTCCGTTTCCGTTTGCCACTTTAGCTAAAGAGTATGCAGTTAGTGCTAAAGATCCGGTTGATTCATTAGAGGAATCCGAGGAATCAGAAGATTCAGAGGAATCTGTTGACTAA
- a CDS encoding Fis family transcriptional regulator: MKVTRHRDKIIEGLREWFRVHKEGPTLEELCVELGMQTRQKATLQRWLQTMRGIDVEWEDNAARSLRLLASDPTVEPELQISVPETLRYLATGLAQWESQERIKQRSDIIPQALRIGMSRMYLTSLLQGDETAPSNLPEFFDWAKNPIVEWKPAAEIKHLSPDVTLIEDELLSDFAQQWQVTGGDVELQVQEKILQDVVEHCRVHQLEEAYRAYRKLIIERPVLSYSQYRRLLSSTQLRPLREFLLKTYINLVDLAEENSYHLCSRCKYVMRRHQYKTYSCRNITCEKLSAQLHLPPLPPIPKDDAENWKVLTPGVHRYGTIPGIWEIQLAETLTKLGIRVTLWPEIDEFDLLVEFSKKIRWAIDVKDWSYLDEERLEKVQYRTDMTETFVVFPSEREEVLRIKVERRQIEPELGGVRLMLMSEIISQAKQILEKKNNA; encoded by the coding sequence GTGAAAGTCACCAGACATCGAGACAAAATCATAGAGGGGCTGCGAGAGTGGTTTCGCGTTCACAAAGAGGGGCCAACGCTGGAAGAGTTATGCGTAGAACTGGGAATGCAAACCCGCCAGAAAGCAACGCTGCAACGCTGGTTGCAGACTATGCGAGGCATCGACGTGGAGTGGGAAGATAATGCCGCCCGCAGTCTCCGCCTGCTTGCAAGCGACCCTACAGTTGAACCCGAATTACAGATATCAGTACCGGAAACATTGCGCTATCTAGCAACGGGACTGGCACAGTGGGAAAGCCAAGAACGGATAAAGCAGCGCTCGGACATTATTCCACAAGCTCTCCGCATCGGGATGTCCCGAATGTACCTAACATCTTTACTGCAAGGAGATGAAACAGCTCCCTCAAACCTCCCAGAATTTTTTGATTGGGCAAAAAATCCAATAGTTGAGTGGAAGCCGGCAGCAGAAATTAAACACCTTTCGCCAGATGTCACCCTCATTGAAGACGAGTTACTTTCCGACTTTGCCCAACAGTGGCAAGTAACAGGTGGCGACGTAGAACTACAGGTGCAAGAGAAAATCTTACAAGATGTTGTCGAACATTGCCGAGTTCATCAACTAGAAGAAGCCTATCGCGCGTACCGTAAACTCATTATTGAACGTCCCGTCCTCTCCTACTCACAATACCGCCGGCTTTTGTCTTCGACCCAACTCAGACCTCTGCGCGAATTCTTGCTAAAAACATACATCAATTTAGTCGATTTAGCAGAAGAAAATAGCTATCATCTTTGCTCTCGCTGCAAATATGTAATGCGCCGCCATCAATATAAAACCTATAGCTGCCGAAACATAACTTGCGAAAAACTCAGCGCCCAACTACATCTTCCGCCACTGCCACCAATTCCCAAAGATGATGCAGAAAATTGGAAAGTTTTAACTCCAGGTGTGCATCGTTACGGGACAATTCCTGGAATTTGGGAAATTCAATTAGCAGAAACTCTCACAAAATTAGGCATCCGCGTTACCCTGTGGCCAGAAATTGATGAATTTGACTTGCTCGTGGAATTTAGCAAAAAAATCCGCTGGGCTATTGATGTCAAAGATTGGTCGTATCTGGATGAAGAGCGTTTGGAGAAAGTACAGTATCGAACCGATATGACAGAAACCTTTGTTGTCTTCCCTTCTGAGCGAGAAGAAGTGTTGCGGATTAAGGTAGAGCGCCGACAAATCGAACCAGAATTAGGTGGAGTGCGTTTGATGCTAATGAGTGAAATTATCTCCCAAGCAAAACAAATTTTAGAGAAGAAAAACAATGCGTAA